The following coding sequences are from one uncultured Cohaesibacter sp. window:
- the clpA gene encoding ATP-dependent Clp protease ATP-binding subunit ClpA — protein sequence MPSFSNSLEAALHKALITANERSQEFATLEHLLFALIEDSDAAAVMRACGVDLDLLEKNLLDYIDNELSNLVMHKGQDSKPTAGFQRVIQRAVIHVQSSGREEVTGANVLVAIFAERESHAAYFLHDQDMTRYDAVNYISHGIAKSPGFSEGINPIGIDDDMEEDFDFDDDDEDEEGGGRAEALKAYAVNLNDKAREGKIDILIGRDAEIHRTIQVLCRRSKNNPLFVGDPGVGKTAIAEGLAKRIVDDKVPDVLKGATIFSLDMGTLLAGTRYRGDFEERLKRVIKEIEEYDGAILFIDEIHTVIGAGATSGGAMDASNLLKPSLAAGNLRCMGSTTYKEYRQFFEKDRALVRRFQKIDVNEPSLPDAIDILKGLKPYFEEYHSVKFTNEAIKSAVELSARYIHDRKLPDKAIDVIDETGAAQQLLPVSRRRKSISSKEVEATVATMARIPPKTVSKDDREVLSNLEINLKRMVYGQDLAIDALTSQIKLARAGLREPEKPIGSYLFSGPTGVGKTEVTRQLADLLGVELLRFDMSEYMEKHTISRLIGAPPGYVGFDQGGLLTDGVDQHPHCVLLLDEIEKAHPDLYNILLQVMDHGKLTDHNGKQVDFRNVILVMTTNAGAAEMDKPAMGFTQSERSGDDEEAINKLFTPEFRNRLDAVIPFAALSTDIIHQVVRKFVMQLEAQLADRGVTFELTDAATAWLAKKGYDPKMGARPLGRVIQEHIKRPLAEEILFGKLTKGGTVRVDIDLDNMEKLFLSVIEDDEPSADQSVKAKKASTKGSEAGDKKAGPRKASRKKASVPTVSKVDKK from the coding sequence GTGCCATCATTTTCTAACAGTCTGGAAGCTGCCCTGCATAAAGCCCTGATAACTGCAAATGAGCGTTCTCAGGAGTTTGCAACACTTGAACATCTGTTGTTTGCATTGATTGAAGATAGTGACGCGGCGGCGGTGATGCGCGCGTGCGGGGTGGATTTGGATCTGTTGGAGAAGAACCTGCTCGATTATATCGACAATGAGCTTTCCAATCTGGTGATGCACAAAGGGCAGGATTCCAAGCCTACTGCTGGTTTCCAGCGCGTTATTCAGCGCGCGGTTATCCATGTGCAATCCTCCGGCCGAGAAGAAGTTACCGGAGCAAACGTTCTCGTTGCTATTTTCGCAGAGCGAGAGAGTCACGCTGCCTACTTCCTGCATGATCAGGATATGACCCGCTATGACGCGGTGAATTATATCTCTCACGGTATTGCCAAATCGCCGGGCTTTTCGGAAGGGATCAATCCGATCGGTATCGACGACGATATGGAAGAAGACTTCGATTTTGATGATGATGATGAAGACGAAGAGGGTGGCGGAAGGGCTGAAGCGCTCAAGGCCTATGCGGTAAACCTCAACGACAAGGCTCGTGAGGGCAAGATCGATATTCTGATCGGGCGAGACGCTGAAATCCACCGGACCATTCAGGTGCTTTGCCGTCGCTCCAAGAACAACCCGCTTTTCGTGGGTGATCCGGGCGTTGGTAAAACGGCTATTGCAGAAGGATTGGCAAAGCGGATTGTCGACGACAAGGTTCCCGATGTGCTGAAAGGGGCTACCATCTTTTCGCTGGATATGGGCACGCTTCTGGCTGGTACGCGCTATCGTGGTGATTTCGAAGAGCGTCTGAAGCGGGTTATCAAGGAAATTGAGGAATATGACGGAGCTATCCTGTTCATCGATGAAATTCATACGGTGATCGGAGCAGGAGCCACGTCAGGCGGCGCCATGGATGCTTCCAACCTGCTCAAGCCATCTTTGGCGGCGGGGAACCTCAGATGCATGGGGTCGACGACCTATAAGGAATATCGCCAGTTTTTCGAGAAGGATCGGGCTTTGGTCCGTCGTTTCCAGAAAATCGATGTGAACGAACCGTCCTTGCCGGATGCGATTGATATTCTGAAAGGTTTGAAGCCTTATTTTGAAGAGTATCACAGCGTCAAGTTTACCAACGAGGCAATCAAGTCTGCCGTGGAACTTTCTGCGCGCTATATTCATGACCGGAAGTTGCCCGACAAGGCAATCGACGTGATTGACGAGACGGGCGCTGCCCAGCAGTTGCTACCGGTTTCCCGTCGTCGCAAGAGCATTTCGTCCAAGGAAGTGGAAGCCACGGTTGCGACCATGGCCCGTATCCCGCCGAAAACCGTTTCCAAGGATGACAGGGAAGTATTGTCCAATCTGGAAATCAACCTCAAGCGCATGGTGTATGGTCAGGATCTGGCAATCGATGCCTTGACCAGCCAGATCAAGCTGGCCCGAGCCGGATTGCGTGAACCTGAAAAGCCGATTGGCAGCTATCTGTTCTCTGGCCCGACCGGTGTTGGCAAGACAGAGGTAACGCGTCAGTTGGCGGACCTTTTGGGTGTTGAATTGTTGCGCTTCGATATGTCCGAATATATGGAGAAGCACACGATCTCTCGCTTGATCGGTGCGCCTCCGGGGTATGTCGGCTTTGATCAGGGTGGTTTGTTGACCGATGGCGTTGACCAGCATCCCCATTGTGTATTGCTGCTTGATGAGATCGAGAAGGCCCATCCGGACCTTTACAACATCCTCTTGCAGGTGATGGATCATGGCAAGCTGACCGACCATAACGGCAAACAGGTCGATTTCCGCAATGTCATTCTGGTTATGACCACCAACGCCGGTGCTGCTGAGATGGATAAGCCTGCGATGGGCTTTACCCAGTCTGAACGCTCTGGTGACGATGAAGAGGCCATCAACAAGCTGTTTACGCCGGAATTCCGCAACCGTCTTGATGCGGTCATTCCGTTTGCAGCTTTGTCAACGGATATTATTCATCAGGTCGTACGCAAGTTTGTCATGCAGCTTGAGGCCCAGCTGGCAGACCGTGGTGTCACCTTCGAGCTGACTGATGCGGCAACCGCTTGGCTTGCCAAGAAGGGATATGATCCGAAAATGGGTGCCCGGCCTCTGGGGCGGGTTATTCAGGAACATATCAAGCGGCCGCTGGCTGAAGAAATCCTGTTTGGCAAGCTGACAAAAGGCGGCACGGTGCGCGTCGATATCGATCTGGACAATATGGAAAAACTGTTCCTGTCCGTGATCGAGGATGACGAACCAAGCGCAGACCAGAGTGTCAAGGCCAAAAAGGCCTCAACCAAGGGATCTGAAGCGGGTGACAAGAAAGCCGGTCCTCGCAAAGCCTCGCGGAAAAAGGCCTCTGTGCCGACGGTTTCCAAGGTCGACAAGAAATAA
- a CDS encoding type II toxin-antitoxin system prevent-host-death family antitoxin encodes MQVNILEAKAKLSELVQRSVAGEEVIITKAGEPLVRLIKYEVNPNPCRLGLYKDAGISIGEGIHDGDAELAAMFGIEE; translated from the coding sequence ATGCAGGTCAATATTCTCGAAGCGAAAGCCAAACTCTCGGAGCTTGTCCAGAGAAGCGTTGCCGGCGAAGAAGTGATTATCACCAAAGCAGGTGAGCCGCTCGTGCGACTTATCAAATACGAAGTCAATCCAAATCCTTGCAGGCTGGGCCTCTACAAGGATGCCGGTATTTCGATAGGCGAAGGTATCCATGATGGTGATGCCGAGTTGGCAGCCATGTTCGGGATTGAGGAATGA
- a CDS encoding HigA family addiction module antitoxin, producing MPKSSNRPTDHLPNPHPGEVLLEEFLKPMNLSRDDLARAIHAPCSQVDEIVLGKREISADMDRRFARYFGLSEGFFLGLQSDYELLEHRRDIIK from the coding sequence ATGCCGAAATCATCAAATAGACCGACGGATCATTTGCCAAACCCTCATCCTGGTGAAGTTCTGCTGGAAGAGTTTCTGAAGCCTATGAACCTGAGCCGGGATGATCTTGCACGGGCTATTCACGCACCTTGCAGCCAAGTTGACGAGATCGTTCTTGGAAAGCGTGAGATTTCTGCAGATATGGATCGACGATTTGCCCGCTACTTTGGTCTGTCCGAGGGGTTCTTCCTCGGGCTGCAATCTGATTATGAATTGTTGGAACACCGACGCGATATAATCAAATGA
- a CDS encoding restriction endonuclease yields MTIPDYQSLMLPVLRYAAQGEQQVPILAEKIADDFKLSAGEREKMLVSGRQSILKNRVHWAKYYMNKAGLIDCPSRGRFIASKAGKKLLATNPHKLDNQSLLSIPQFAAYHASNKKQGHVVAARSRFGDDSSKETSTPEEQIEDAFSALNTALQTELLDRIRENSPAFFEQVIVDLLIAMGYGGSHKNAAEQLGRSGDGGVDGVINEDRLGLDRIYVQAKRHAASNKIGRPDMQAFVGSLVGFGATKGVFVTTSSFTGSATKYTRSLQQRVIQIDGVRLADLMIEHGVGTRAYRTIQVQRLDEDFFSEDG; encoded by the coding sequence ATGACCATTCCAGACTATCAATCATTGATGCTGCCGGTCTTGCGGTATGCTGCGCAGGGTGAGCAACAAGTTCCGATCCTTGCTGAGAAAATTGCTGATGATTTTAAGCTATCAGCTGGGGAACGCGAGAAGATGCTGGTCAGCGGTCGCCAGAGTATTCTCAAAAATCGGGTTCATTGGGCGAAATACTATATGAACAAAGCAGGATTGATCGATTGTCCTTCAAGAGGGCGTTTCATCGCCTCTAAGGCAGGCAAGAAGCTGCTCGCAACAAATCCGCATAAGCTGGACAATCAAAGCCTTTTATCCATTCCGCAATTTGCCGCTTACCATGCTTCAAATAAAAAGCAAGGACATGTTGTCGCCGCACGTTCAAGATTTGGCGATGACAGTTCAAAAGAGACATCAACCCCAGAAGAGCAGATTGAAGATGCATTTTCAGCCCTTAATACTGCTCTTCAAACCGAGCTTCTTGATCGAATTCGGGAGAATTCACCTGCATTCTTTGAGCAGGTAATTGTAGACCTTCTCATCGCTATGGGATATGGCGGGTCTCATAAAAACGCTGCTGAACAATTGGGGCGATCCGGGGATGGCGGAGTTGACGGTGTCATTAATGAAGACCGACTGGGTCTTGATCGCATATATGTTCAGGCCAAACGACATGCTGCTTCAAATAAAATCGGAAGACCGGACATGCAAGCGTTTGTTGGTTCTCTGGTTGGCTTCGGCGCAACAAAAGGTGTTTTCGTGACCACCTCATCTTTCACTGGTAGCGCAACGAAGTATACGAGAAGCCTGCAGCAACGTGTGATACAAATTGACGGAGTTCGCTTGGCGGATCTGATGATCGAACATGGTGTTGGAACGCGGGCCTATCGCACCATTCAGGTTCAACGCTTGGACGAAGATTTCTTTTCTGAAGACGGATAG
- a CDS encoding DUF1778 domain-containing protein translates to MLDFHITELEDEKKTRITQIRHGENLANLIDQATSRLGVNKSVFLRSVIASAARRILEGSTQHVMSQEDAVAFSKAMDTPPPPTARAIKAANDYHSRVALAD, encoded by the coding sequence ATGCTAGATTTCCATATCACTGAGCTGGAAGATGAGAAAAAGACACGTATTACTCAGATCCGCCATGGCGAGAATCTGGCCAATTTGATTGATCAGGCCACCAGCAGGCTCGGTGTTAACAAATCTGTGTTTTTAAGAAGTGTAATTGCCTCAGCGGCGCGAAGAATATTGGAAGGCAGCACTCAACATGTCATGTCTCAAGAGGATGCGGTGGCATTTTCAAAGGCAATGGACACTCCGCCACCTCCCACAGCAAGGGCGATCAAGGCCGCAAATGACTATCATAGCCGTGTAGCACTTGCCGACTGA
- a CDS encoding recombinase family protein — protein MKIGYARCSTDKQDLIVQKTALIDLGVKEENIHMDHGLTGTNRDRPGLEKALAASREGDTFIVSKLDRLARSVPDARLIADQLESKGVKLALGQSIYDPADPMGKMFFNILATFAEFEADLIRMRTREGMAIAKAKGKLRGKQPKLSPKQQNELKRMHETGDHSISDLAEIFAVSRPTVYRTLNRVR, from the coding sequence ATGAAAATCGGCTATGCTCGCTGTTCCACTGACAAACAAGACCTGATCGTCCAAAAAACGGCTCTAATAGATCTCGGTGTCAAAGAAGAGAACATTCATATGGATCATGGTTTGACCGGTACCAACAGAGACCGCCCCGGTCTCGAAAAAGCCCTTGCAGCATCCCGAGAAGGCGACACCTTTATTGTTTCAAAGCTGGATCGGTTGGCTCGGTCCGTTCCCGATGCTCGTTTGATCGCTGATCAGTTGGAAAGCAAGGGTGTAAAATTGGCCTTGGGACAGTCCATCTATGATCCAGCAGACCCAATGGGCAAGATGTTCTTCAATATTCTGGCCACCTTTGCCGAATTCGAGGCAGACTTGATCCGAATGCGAACGAGAGAAGGCATGGCAATTGCCAAGGCAAAAGGTAAGCTGCGCGGGAAACAGCCAAAGCTATCCCCGAAACAACAGAATGAACTCAAACGGATGCATGAGACAGGGGATCACTCTATCAGCGACTTGGCCGAAATCTTCGCAGTCTCACGACCGACCGTTTACAGGACATTGAACAGAGTCAGGTGA
- a CDS encoding LysR family transcriptional regulator → MKISAHQIEAFTYTARLKSFSQAANALGVTQSAITQHVANLERTMGSKLFIRRREGLEVTRAAEELFRLSDRLCTLEQAIGEKIEDYRDLKSGYLSIMANAPRPALPIIARFSQLYPDVKTTFSLGSWTLAMERLKNRDVDIAIVTEPTQLPGLYSLELEHQRFCAHMRYDHPLAKRERLSLSDLVHEAVVLPEVGSMTQRVVNEQLLTHKLSLTRVVEMTTYPVVKEAILHGIGVGIMLENCFFPSQQITSRPIEELSQTYPTFLVSPEDKNDLHFVKRFVELAVEEMPKRQIS, encoded by the coding sequence ATGAAAATCAGCGCACATCAGATCGAAGCCTTCACATACACGGCAAGGCTGAAAAGCTTCTCACAAGCGGCCAACGCACTCGGCGTGACGCAGTCCGCGATCACACAGCATGTGGCCAATCTGGAACGGACTATGGGGTCGAAATTGTTCATACGTCGGCGAGAAGGCTTAGAAGTGACAAGGGCGGCGGAAGAGCTTTTTCGCCTGTCAGATCGCCTTTGTACCTTGGAACAGGCGATCGGAGAGAAAATCGAAGACTATAGGGACCTGAAGTCCGGCTATCTCTCCATTATGGCCAATGCCCCAAGACCCGCGCTCCCCATCATCGCTCGCTTCAGCCAGCTTTACCCTGATGTGAAAACCACTTTCTCGCTAGGCAGCTGGACGCTGGCAATGGAGCGCCTGAAGAATAGGGATGTAGACATTGCCATCGTGACGGAACCGACCCAACTGCCCGGCCTATATTCCCTAGAGCTTGAACACCAACGCTTCTGCGCGCATATGCGTTACGATCATCCTCTTGCAAAAAGAGAAAGATTATCGCTGAGTGATCTGGTCCATGAAGCTGTCGTCTTGCCGGAAGTCGGCTCCATGACCCAGCGGGTCGTCAACGAGCAATTGCTGACACACAAGCTTTCCTTGACCAGGGTGGTTGAAATGACCACCTATCCGGTCGTCAAAGAAGCAATCCTGCATGGAATTGGCGTAGGCATCATGCTGGAGAACTGTTTCTTTCCTTCCCAACAAATTACCTCTCGTCCCATCGAAGAGCTTTCCCAGACATATCCAACATTTCTTGTTTCACCAGAAGACAAGAACGATCTCCACTTCGTGAAACGCTTCGTAGAATTGGCTGTTGAGGAAATGCCTAAGCGGCAAATATCCTAG
- a CDS encoding ABC transporter ATP-binding protein: MARLSLNEIKKEFGETKVLKGVSLDIQDGEFISLVGPSGCGKSTLLRIIAGLELQTSGDILIDGTNVNQVRATKRNLSMVFQSYALYPHLTVGQNMMVPLRMRRLTSVERLPAIGMMMPSRWEKMRAIHKQVRETAETLKITELLGRKPGELSGGQRQRVAVGRAMVRQPVAFLMDEPLSNLDAALRVHMRAEIADLHRQLKTTFIYVTHDQAEALTMSDRIAVMMEGNLLQVDTPDEIYANPIDMRVAQFIGSPKMNILPGAIDSQGQVSLPGEYKLLGRVKYGSGSISVGLRPEHLDIGVKAPNGRHLSAIVRHKENLGADYFIHAELEGGDQKIVVRAVPDVAHQLSIGSHAEIWQSQEKASVFGKDNRRLQIENEGA, from the coding sequence ATGGCTAGACTCTCTCTCAACGAAATCAAAAAGGAATTCGGGGAAACCAAAGTCCTGAAAGGTGTCTCACTGGACATTCAAGATGGGGAATTCATTTCTCTTGTAGGGCCTTCCGGCTGCGGCAAGTCTACTCTGCTGCGGATCATTGCCGGGCTGGAACTGCAAACCTCAGGCGATATTCTGATTGATGGTACCAACGTTAATCAGGTGCGAGCGACCAAGCGGAACCTGTCGATGGTCTTCCAGTCCTATGCACTCTATCCCCATTTGACTGTTGGTCAGAATATGATGGTGCCACTGCGGATGCGTCGGCTTACCAGCGTGGAACGGTTGCCTGCTATCGGAATGATGATGCCATCTCGATGGGAGAAGATGAGAGCGATACACAAACAGGTCAGAGAAACCGCGGAAACTCTAAAAATTACCGAGCTGCTTGGCCGTAAACCCGGGGAATTGTCGGGTGGGCAGCGCCAAAGGGTCGCTGTCGGGCGGGCCATGGTTCGGCAGCCGGTCGCATTCTTGATGGATGAGCCATTGTCAAATCTGGACGCGGCGTTGCGGGTTCATATGCGAGCCGAGATCGCCGACTTGCACCGGCAGCTGAAAACCACCTTCATTTATGTAACACATGATCAGGCCGAAGCGCTGACTATGTCGGACCGCATTGCGGTTATGATGGAGGGAAACCTTCTTCAGGTAGATACGCCCGACGAGATTTATGCCAATCCGATTGACATGCGCGTTGCGCAATTTATCGGCTCTCCGAAAATGAACATTTTACCCGGCGCCATTGATAGCCAAGGACAGGTGTCTTTGCCAGGTGAATACAAATTGTTGGGACGGGTCAAATATGGTTCGGGCTCAATAAGCGTTGGTCTGCGTCCCGAACATCTCGATATTGGCGTCAAGGCACCCAACGGTCGGCATCTCTCTGCCATTGTCCGCCACAAAGAAAATCTCGGGGCTGACTATTTTATCCACGCCGAGCTTGAAGGCGGCGATCAGAAGATAGTCGTGCGAGCCGTTCCCGATGTGGCGCACCAGCTTTCGATCGGCTCGCATGCGGAGATCTGGCAATCGCAGGAAAAAGCGTCTGTCTTTGGCAAAGACAACCGGCGCCTTCAGATCGAGAATGAAGGGGCTTGA
- a CDS encoding sugar ABC transporter permease: MSHRPSLKLTPYLFMTPALLLMVVILIVPVFVAATLSFTNYTLGAESFDWVGWENYVKLFSRSSYLKMFNASLTYVLVVVPCSVLLGLGVALIIRSLKFGSEIYKTIFFLPVMATLLAMAIAWEFALHPIIGVINDTLEAGCDIGWLRILLSGSWLGIADQASWYGSHCTTGFPVWLGDRNYAMPTIAFIGIWQAFGFNMVLYLAGLTSISPSLYDAAEMDGADSAWSRFRLVTWPMLGPTHVFVVTITSIRSFQVFDTVEALTRGGPSKSTYVMIYALYEKGIKQNLIGMGAAITMVFLLFVLALTAIQYLFVNRKAHYS, from the coding sequence ATGTCACACAGACCAAGTCTAAAGCTCACGCCTTATCTATTCATGACGCCTGCTTTGTTGCTGATGGTCGTGATATTGATTGTTCCCGTTTTTGTGGCTGCAACGCTCTCCTTTACCAACTACACGCTGGGTGCGGAAAGCTTCGACTGGGTGGGGTGGGAGAATTATGTCAAGCTCTTTTCCCGATCCAGCTATTTGAAAATGTTCAATGCCTCATTGACCTATGTTCTGGTGGTCGTGCCATGTTCGGTCTTGTTGGGGTTGGGCGTTGCATTGATCATTCGTTCTTTGAAGTTCGGGAGCGAGATTTACAAGACGATCTTCTTTCTGCCCGTTATGGCCACATTGCTCGCGATGGCTATTGCATGGGAGTTTGCGTTGCACCCGATCATCGGGGTGATCAATGACACCCTGGAAGCTGGCTGTGATATAGGCTGGCTTCGCATTCTACTCTCTGGCAGCTGGCTCGGGATCGCTGATCAGGCCAGTTGGTATGGTTCTCATTGCACCACAGGATTTCCTGTCTGGCTGGGCGATCGGAATTATGCGATGCCAACGATTGCCTTCATTGGCATTTGGCAGGCGTTCGGCTTCAATATGGTGCTGTATCTTGCTGGCCTCACATCCATCTCACCATCGCTTTATGATGCAGCCGAGATGGACGGCGCTGACAGTGCCTGGTCCCGTTTCCGGCTGGTTACATGGCCGATGCTTGGCCCAACGCACGTGTTTGTTGTGACCATCACATCCATTCGATCCTTTCAGGTGTTCGACACGGTGGAAGCGCTGACCCGAGGCGGGCCTAGCAAGTCGACCTATGTGATGATCTACGCCCTTTATGAGAAGGGCATCAAGCAGAACCTGATCGGCATGGGCGCAGCCATTACCATGGTGTTCCTGCTGTTCGTTCTCGCCCTGACGGCTATCCAATATCTCTTCGTAAACAGAAAGGCGCATTACTCATGA
- a CDS encoding carbohydrate ABC transporter permease produces MTKPSSWFAEAAKHFVLLIGALIVLLPFYLMTSYSLKSPAEIESNSGGFVGRQEVMIDQKCLKEGKAEAACKMRPVVYNYLSAFREAPLLRYLMNGVIVTLSIFLLQVVVALPSAYALAKLRFWGRDAAFALVLFCLLIPVHAIALPLYLMLAKTGLTNTYAALVVPWTISVFGIFLMRQFFMTVPDDLIDAARMDGMTELAIVWRVMLPTAIPALMAFAIFSVVAHWNDYFWPRIVITGDRSLMTPPLGLRMFKSDLDGNEYGPMMAAATVIVTPLVVAFMLAQRRFIEGITMSGMK; encoded by the coding sequence ATGACGAAGCCATCAAGCTGGTTTGCGGAAGCTGCCAAACACTTTGTGCTGTTGATTGGTGCGCTGATTGTTCTGCTGCCATTCTATCTGATGACATCCTATTCGCTAAAGTCTCCGGCTGAAATCGAGAGCAACAGCGGCGGCTTTGTCGGGCGGCAAGAGGTTATGATCGACCAAAAATGCCTCAAGGAAGGCAAAGCCGAGGCAGCCTGCAAGATGCGTCCGGTCGTTTACAACTATTTGTCCGCGTTTCGCGAAGCGCCTCTGCTGCGCTATCTGATGAATGGCGTCATCGTTACGCTCTCCATTTTTCTGCTCCAAGTCGTGGTCGCACTGCCATCGGCCTATGCGTTGGCGAAGCTGCGATTTTGGGGAAGAGATGCGGCTTTCGCGCTGGTTCTGTTCTGTTTGCTGATCCCAGTGCACGCTATCGCCTTGCCGCTTTATTTGATGTTGGCCAAAACCGGCCTGACCAACACATACGCTGCTCTTGTGGTTCCTTGGACCATTTCGGTCTTTGGTATTTTCCTCATGCGGCAGTTTTTCATGACCGTGCCTGACGATTTGATTGATGCAGCCCGTATGGACGGGATGACCGAGCTGGCGATTGTCTGGCGGGTGATGCTGCCCACGGCCATTCCCGCACTCATGGCATTTGCCATCTTCTCGGTTGTTGCCCACTGGAATGATTATTTCTGGCCGCGGATCGTGATTACCGGAGACCGATCTTTGATGACGCCGCCATTGGGGCTGCGCATGTTCAAGTCCGATCTGGATGGCAACGAATATGGTCCGATGATGGCTGCCGCTACGGTCATTGTAACCCCGCTGGTCGTGGCTTTCATGCTCGCACAGCGCCGCTTCATTGAAGGCATAACAATGAGCGGAATGAAATAG
- a CDS encoding ABC transporter substrate-binding protein, translating into MKLANILGSAAIIAATMVTSAQAVTIEVGYPYSSLFDVTFQRILPMFKEAHPKIEVKLRATYENYEDATNTVLRESVAEKLPDVTFQGLNRQALMVDKKIAHSLEGFIANEPDFSKDGYHKAMLDLGTFGGEVYGLPFAVSLPVGYYNMDALKKAGIETLPKTWDEVAVNCGKLRDAGYKNPLFWGWNITGNWFLQALMWSQGEPIIKDGKVNFDGEAGLVAFNTMDKLFRECKMLNLSVSDAGKPFAAGEVAMHFWSTSSVGAIERTKGDFEMKTGEFPGIDGAPIGLPAGGNAGMIVSTSDDPEVLKAAWEFLKFCTSGKGAAVVAETTGYMPPNKAANDLLADFYSQNPNKLTAVKQAGLLRDWIAYPGDNSLAITQVLYDGLESIVTGEATDMEELQEELSEEVADLLP; encoded by the coding sequence ATGAAACTTGCCAATATTCTTGGAAGTGCTGCTATCATCGCTGCTACGATGGTAACTTCCGCCCAAGCTGTGACAATCGAAGTTGGATATCCATATTCCAGCCTGTTCGATGTAACCTTCCAGCGTATTCTTCCGATGTTCAAGGAAGCGCATCCAAAGATCGAAGTCAAGCTGCGTGCGACTTACGAGAACTATGAAGATGCCACCAATACTGTTCTGCGCGAGTCAGTCGCCGAAAAGCTACCGGATGTGACGTTTCAGGGATTGAACCGTCAGGCTCTGATGGTGGATAAAAAAATTGCCCACTCTCTGGAAGGCTTTATTGCAAACGAGCCTGATTTCTCAAAAGACGGCTATCACAAAGCGATGCTTGATCTGGGAACATTCGGAGGCGAAGTCTATGGCCTTCCTTTCGCAGTTTCCCTTCCTGTTGGCTACTACAACATGGATGCACTGAAAAAGGCTGGCATCGAAACCCTGCCCAAAACCTGGGACGAAGTCGCCGTAAACTGCGGCAAGCTACGTGATGCAGGCTATAAAAATCCGCTTTTCTGGGGCTGGAACATCACCGGCAACTGGTTCCTGCAAGCTCTGATGTGGAGCCAGGGCGAACCAATCATCAAGGACGGCAAAGTCAACTTTGACGGCGAAGCTGGTCTCGTTGCATTCAACACCATGGATAAATTGTTCCGTGAATGCAAAATGCTGAACTTGTCTGTTAGTGATGCCGGTAAACCATTTGCTGCCGGTGAAGTTGCTATGCACTTCTGGTCTACGTCTTCTGTGGGCGCTATCGAGCGCACCAAAGGTGACTTCGAAATGAAAACGGGTGAATTTCCGGGCATTGATGGCGCTCCGATTGGCCTGCCCGCCGGTGGTAATGCCGGTATGATCGTTTCCACCTCTGACGATCCGGAAGTTCTTAAGGCTGCTTGGGAGTTCCTTAAATTCTGTACCTCCGGCAAAGGCGCAGCGGTTGTTGCTGAGACCACCGGTTACATGCCTCCGAACAAAGCTGCAAACGACTTGCTCGCCGACTTTTATTCCCAGAATCCAAACAAACTGACTGCAGTGAAACAGGCCGGTCTGTTGCGTGACTGGATCGCCTATCCAGGTGATAACAGCCTTGCAATCACCCAGGTTCTCTATGATGGACTGGAAAGCATCGTGACCGGTGAAGCAACCGATATGGAAGAGCTGCAAGAAGAGTTGTCTGAAGAAGTCGCCGACCTGCTTCCATAA